One stretch of Streptomyces zhihengii DNA includes these proteins:
- a CDS encoding GNAT family N-acetyltransferase: protein MTSTPAIELRSFTDMEAARGDLLDVYAEVRAPLLHLANYAVSAFGERLDRHGAEDGFQALLAYEGEHPVGYAYGNRIEDGDRYWQRTDPTPGEEFTAGAVVALKEIGVRPAWRGIGLARRIHDAFLATRNEPYVTLMVNKTAGDGKVHALYRSWGYEDLGHSQPSPASPRLTVMIRAV, encoded by the coding sequence ATGACCTCGACCCCCGCCATCGAACTCCGCTCGTTCACCGACATGGAAGCTGCCCGCGGCGACCTCCTCGACGTATACGCCGAAGTCCGCGCTCCGCTGCTCCACCTCGCAAACTACGCGGTGAGTGCCTTCGGTGAACGTCTGGACCGGCACGGCGCCGAGGACGGCTTCCAGGCCCTCCTCGCCTATGAGGGCGAGCACCCCGTGGGATACGCCTACGGCAATCGGATCGAAGACGGGGATCGCTACTGGCAGCGCACAGATCCGACCCCTGGCGAAGAGTTCACGGCGGGAGCGGTTGTCGCACTCAAAGAGATCGGAGTCCGGCCCGCTTGGCGTGGCATAGGCCTGGCGCGTCGCATCCATGACGCCTTCCTGGCCACCAGGAATGAGCCTTACGTGACGCTCATGGTCAACAAGACGGCTGGTGACGGAAAGGTCCACGCCCTCTACAGGTCGTGGGGGTACGAGGACCTCGGTCATAGCCAGCCCTCGCCGGCGTCACCCCGCCTCACCGTGATGATCCGAGCCGTCTGA
- a CDS encoding SMI1/KNR4 family protein, with translation MDPRIPRLRRKLAAIPFQPLRSHSFGEEQHQFGLGPKLTAARVAAFEAERDIVLPEAYRQFLTNIGGSGAAPFYGLVPLERCSLLVMNPREEAGKPRGFSRAGAGAHEGDLFLHIIEMGCTDVCVLAVTGPLTGRVLIGNGDGYWGPNVSSATDFLDWYERWLNHMSAGRDNRALELTSPRLRAHPNRHRMAPKI, from the coding sequence ATGGATCCCCGCATACCCCGCCTGCGTCGCAAGCTGGCCGCGATCCCCTTCCAGCCACTGCGCAGCCACTCCTTCGGAGAAGAGCAACACCAGTTCGGCCTCGGCCCAAAGCTGACGGCAGCACGCGTTGCTGCGTTTGAGGCCGAGCGCGACATCGTTCTTCCCGAAGCATATCGGCAGTTCCTCACGAACATCGGGGGCTCAGGCGCGGCCCCTTTCTACGGCCTTGTGCCGCTGGAGCGGTGTTCCTTGCTGGTCATGAATCCGCGCGAAGAAGCAGGGAAACCCCGCGGCTTCAGCCGCGCGGGCGCCGGGGCACATGAAGGCGACCTCTTCCTCCACATCATCGAGATGGGCTGCACTGACGTATGCGTCCTCGCGGTGACCGGCCCACTCACCGGCCGCGTCCTCATTGGTAACGGCGACGGGTACTGGGGCCCCAACGTCTCCTCCGCCACCGACTTCCTCGACTGGTACGAACGCTGGCTCAACCACATGAGCGCCGGACGCGACAACCGCGCCTTGGAACTCACCTCGCCTCGACTACGTGCCCATCCGAACCGCCATCGCATGGCCCCGAAGATCTGA
- a CDS encoding sulfite exporter TauE/SafE family protein yields the protein MDWSMGLLGFASGLLISAATTPVGVSGAVFLLPVQVSVLGVPSPAVTPTNLLYNVVAGPGALLRYWRAGRLGGPLTRLLIAGTLPGVVLGALIRVFAVPGPRVFRLLVAALLLPLGLWLGLRTVRPVPARDPRPPSPRATRTLALLVGVIGGIYGIGGGSLLGPILVGRGTPVAAVAPAALAATFVTSIVGAATYALLALTTAGDVAPDWLLGLSCGAGGLLGGYLGALLQPRLPETVLRLLLAALATGVGSLYAVQVLG from the coding sequence GTGGACTGGTCGATGGGGCTGCTCGGTTTCGCCTCGGGGCTGCTGATATCCGCGGCCACAACGCCCGTGGGCGTCTCCGGAGCAGTCTTCCTACTGCCGGTCCAGGTCAGCGTGCTGGGCGTCCCAAGCCCGGCGGTGACACCGACGAACCTGCTCTACAACGTCGTGGCCGGCCCCGGCGCTCTCCTCCGCTACTGGCGGGCCGGTCGCCTCGGGGGGCCGCTGACCCGTCTGCTGATAGCCGGGACCCTGCCCGGCGTCGTCCTGGGCGCCCTGATCCGCGTCTTCGCCGTCCCCGGGCCGCGCGTCTTCCGCCTGCTCGTGGCAGCGCTCCTGTTGCCGCTCGGGCTGTGGCTGGGGCTGCGAACCGTACGTCCGGTCCCGGCCCGTGACCCACGCCCACCCTCGCCACGCGCCACCCGAACGCTGGCCCTCCTCGTCGGCGTCATCGGGGGCATCTACGGGATCGGCGGCGGCTCCCTGCTTGGCCCCATCCTCGTCGGCCGCGGAACCCCAGTCGCTGCCGTCGCACCCGCAGCCCTGGCCGCCACCTTCGTGACCTCCATCGTCGGCGCGGCCACCTACGCACTGCTCGCCCTGACCACAGCGGGCGACGTCGCCCCCGATTGGCTCCTGGGCCTCTCCTGCGGGGCGGGCGGACTCCTCGGCGGATACCTCGGCGCGCTCCTCCAGCCCCGCCTGCCCGAAACCGTGCTGCGCCTCCTGCTGGCTGCCCTGGCGACCGGCGTTGGCTCGCTCTACGCGGTGCAGGTACTGGGCTGA
- a CDS encoding GNAT family N-acetyltransferase, whose translation MPPTAHQDHTARIDVAPLQRPDHADYIELLELTTVSGHLPPEVRHVLTLLAAQPPSTHGTALCLTARPRRSTHPKPAGALLASFPDWAFHHPLTQNNPALAQVLSRTVLLIYGVATAPTRRRQGIARTLLTEAEDRARTAGYGMTTLLHAPHLTDFYEHLGYTTAHHVTIALPDAAMGLTQPQPCLTAVKALRPDIHIRKLPGAPLPVVTGLLPGWDLPPTARFEDGHLIT comes from the coding sequence ATGCCCCCTACCGCCCACCAGGACCACACCGCGCGCATAGACGTGGCACCACTGCAACGCCCAGACCACGCCGACTACATCGAACTCCTCGAACTGACCACCGTCAGCGGCCACCTGCCGCCCGAAGTCCGACACGTCCTCACCCTGCTCGCAGCCCAACCGCCGTCCACCCACGGCACCGCCCTCTGCCTGACCGCCCGGCCACGCCGCAGCACCCACCCCAAGCCCGCCGGCGCCCTGCTCGCCTCGTTCCCGGACTGGGCCTTCCACCACCCCCTGACCCAGAACAACCCCGCCCTGGCCCAAGTCCTGTCCCGCACCGTCCTCCTCATCTACGGCGTCGCCACCGCCCCCACCCGCCGCCGACAAGGCATCGCCCGCACCCTGCTCACCGAGGCAGAAGACCGCGCCCGCACCGCCGGATACGGGATGACCACCCTCCTGCACGCCCCCCACCTCACCGACTTCTACGAACACCTCGGCTACACCACCGCCCACCACGTCACCATCGCCCTGCCCGACGCCGCCATGGGACTGACCCAGCCCCAGCCCTGCCTCACGGCCGTGAAAGCCCTCCGGCCCGACATCCACATCCGCAAACTGCCCGGCGCACCCCTGCCCGTCGTCACCGGCCTCCTGCCCGGCTGGGACCTGCCACCCACCGCACGCTTCGAAGACGGACACCTCATCACCTGA
- a CDS encoding DUF3085 domain-containing protein, whose amino-acid sequence MTDPTPNAESAETIRMLNLPTDQRPAWLNDYLGHMTNPEIPATSTHPLLDLVMADTAHGEKKCTLDFPLDKVLATAEHAASADQHKLGYEEKEAAPRLWWVKDDGTYLMSNGKDPVGTRDEDGHPPHMVHATGWGPGTDARSILGGDDFRESLNLTTPLDDDGGGTLLDMLRTAAASGCTRFKLKATFDDHHMELTYITE is encoded by the coding sequence ATGACCGACCCGACCCCCAACGCTGAATCCGCCGAGACGATCCGGATGCTCAACCTCCCCACCGACCAGCGCCCCGCATGGCTCAACGACTACCTCGGCCACATGACCAACCCCGAGATCCCCGCCACGAGCACCCACCCCCTGCTCGACCTCGTCATGGCCGACACGGCCCACGGAGAGAAGAAGTGCACGCTCGACTTCCCCCTCGACAAGGTCCTCGCCACCGCCGAACACGCCGCCTCCGCCGACCAGCACAAACTCGGCTACGAGGAGAAGGAAGCCGCGCCCCGCCTGTGGTGGGTCAAGGACGACGGCACCTACCTCATGAGCAACGGCAAAGACCCCGTCGGCACCCGCGACGAGGACGGCCACCCGCCCCACATGGTCCACGCCACCGGCTGGGGACCGGGCACCGACGCCCGCTCCATCCTCGGCGGCGACGACTTCCGCGAGTCCCTCAACCTGACGACCCCCCTCGACGACGACGGCGGCGGCACCCTGCTCGACATGCTCCGCACCGCCGCCGCCAGCGGCTGCACCCGCTTCAAGCTGAAGGCCACCTTCGACGACCACCACATGGAACTGACCTACATCACCGAGTAG
- the mobF gene encoding MobF family relaxase, whose translation MTGAAVTAENYRYYRSSVAAGDGIQGGEPAVSSSEPGVPAGVWAGRAAAAMGLMGEVTEPQMRALFGLGMHPDAEERIAAELARGASIRQAFTAAKLGRAVPQLAEQSPLDKTVEEVLDLAAARLCRPLTKSERRELTHRTAALAFEAEYHRSPADGEELGRYLAARTGPKRRAVTGWDLTFASEELSLLFALGSPEVRRIALEVLEQARTETLAWLENHALAVRSGAGGIVQHRAEPALMATVYLHYESRAGDPMLHEHVVISPRVKGPDGRWGNLDSRLLLREIVAASELFNQRALELLCDRLGLAAEEVVVTPGRRPVMRIVGIDPRIRAEFASRAGAVRSMAEDLFDDYRRRHGRQPDAGARIRLQQRATLMTRPPKGKARPLDDLLDTWRRRAVAATDQDTVDRLLTAAQAAALTRDPQHPAEANVDLSAAATEVLAAVAERRTTFRRRHVLAEARRYLMRTLRGQPAGPQLAEEITDRVLTHGDCLDITPPTINPTHPDLVRPDGSSIYRPIGSDTYTTHSLLASEHRLLAGARSRVIPPVAHGTFHRTAALHPSRMDAGQKALAASFVLSDRLLQAGLGPAGAGKTTAMRLVAAAVDATGGRLIPLAPSSRAAQVLATDLQRRAHTLHSWLHQRAQAAGGHPVEAEFSLRPGDVVLVDEAGMAGTLLLDQVLADAAAAGAVVRLLGDPHQLAAVEAGGALRLISQAGATVELDRLHRFTVSGEGDASLTLRDGEDPRSAFDWYRSKGRIVAGRHEAMCDAVFTAWAADTGRGLASLMTAADNATVNELNQRAQNWHISRGDLDTSSSIPLRTAARAHPGDIIVTRLNRRRMTVRGGKDFVKNGDTWTVEKILADGAATVRHTQHRGRITLPADYLTAQAELGYASTIHRAQGMTVDTSHALASARSTREGVYVQLTRGRRTNRLYMAIDNGDHLDDVLTAVAARRSAQLTATEQIAALQRNISAPGQLSAEYADVTERATAARLTGALEQILGADRAAQFLAADAYPALARALHDAERAGFALPRLLARTALDRGIFDADDVSAVLTWRLREALTDAEQARHTFRDSTLAARSQAQLDTLKQLAAGHRTAAQQALMATDAAFTHLPTPVTTRQGTTHPAWPDRPLGPLTRSELASQLAAVRTQPHDAGSTSHPLSDTAHATITALTTETQLRRALTWRDRAREDYQRERSPNRPHTAHQSLTAARRQAAERRAATEQRQHSARAAVARAEAVTARIDAELRLRERLPDRMPHPRTRGEIPDWVADSHALTHPDTPAHWRTHLAERHRTLARSLADRGHTLAGNPPAWTRPLGPPPSTHSPRRRHAWATTAALVELWRTRHAIHSVPGLGPRPADPEAAGHFDDLDARIHALTGRRRPALHLPPAGAPAHQVLAAALGHLDTPPPARPQPAHPALHDPSGVAPHTYGALARIALSAALAGESAPEEWMEKITPPGKDDEDEQRTFTALITTLSDYRRRHHRAGHDILGPRPEGLAGEEWDHLTNAIDLYTHACVARRLKQIRERTAAARTALKPPTLPLHQQPRPDNHRPRPQRPTH comes from the coding sequence ATGACCGGGGCGGCCGTGACGGCCGAGAACTACCGCTACTACCGGAGCAGCGTCGCTGCGGGCGACGGCATCCAGGGTGGTGAGCCGGCCGTGTCGTCGAGTGAGCCGGGCGTCCCGGCCGGGGTGTGGGCCGGCCGGGCCGCGGCCGCGATGGGGCTGATGGGGGAGGTGACCGAGCCGCAGATGAGGGCGCTGTTCGGCTTGGGCATGCATCCCGATGCCGAGGAGCGAATCGCTGCCGAGCTGGCACGGGGGGCCTCGATTCGCCAGGCGTTCACGGCGGCGAAGCTGGGTCGGGCGGTGCCCCAGTTGGCCGAGCAGTCACCGCTGGACAAGACGGTCGAGGAGGTTCTCGACCTCGCGGCCGCGCGGCTGTGCCGGCCGCTGACGAAGTCGGAGCGCCGTGAACTCACTCACCGCACCGCAGCTCTCGCCTTCGAAGCCGAGTACCACCGCAGCCCCGCTGACGGTGAAGAACTCGGCCGGTATCTCGCGGCGCGGACCGGGCCCAAGCGCCGGGCCGTGACCGGCTGGGACCTGACCTTTGCTTCTGAGGAACTGTCGCTGCTGTTCGCGCTCGGCAGCCCCGAGGTGCGGCGCATCGCCTTGGAGGTCCTGGAGCAGGCCCGGACGGAAACCCTGGCGTGGCTGGAGAACCACGCGCTCGCCGTCCGTAGCGGAGCGGGCGGGATCGTCCAGCACCGGGCCGAGCCGGCGCTGATGGCGACGGTCTATCTCCACTATGAATCGCGTGCCGGTGACCCGATGCTCCACGAGCACGTCGTGATCAGCCCGCGCGTCAAAGGTCCGGACGGGCGGTGGGGGAACCTGGATTCGCGCCTGCTGCTGCGCGAGATCGTCGCCGCCAGCGAGCTGTTCAACCAGCGGGCCCTGGAACTGCTCTGCGACCGGCTGGGCCTGGCCGCGGAGGAAGTGGTGGTCACACCCGGCAGGCGGCCGGTCATGCGGATCGTCGGCATCGACCCGCGGATCCGTGCCGAGTTCGCCAGCCGTGCGGGCGCCGTGCGGTCCATGGCCGAGGACCTGTTCGACGACTACCGGCGCCGCCACGGCCGTCAGCCGGACGCCGGCGCCCGGATCCGGCTGCAGCAGCGGGCCACGCTGATGACCCGACCGCCCAAGGGCAAGGCCCGCCCTCTGGACGACCTGCTCGACACCTGGCGGCGCCGGGCCGTCGCAGCGACCGACCAGGACACCGTCGACCGTCTGCTCACCGCAGCCCAGGCAGCAGCCCTCACCCGCGACCCCCAGCACCCGGCCGAGGCGAACGTCGACCTCTCCGCGGCCGCTACGGAGGTGCTCGCGGCCGTGGCCGAGCGGCGCACCACCTTCAGGCGCCGCCACGTTCTCGCGGAGGCCCGCCGCTACCTGATGCGCACCCTGCGCGGGCAGCCAGCCGGGCCCCAGCTCGCCGAGGAGATCACCGACCGCGTTCTCACGCACGGCGACTGCCTGGACATCACCCCACCCACCATCAACCCGACTCACCCCGACCTCGTCCGTCCGGACGGCAGCAGCATCTACCGGCCCATCGGCTCGGACACCTACACCACCCACTCCCTCCTGGCCTCCGAACACCGCCTCCTCGCCGGAGCCCGCAGCCGGGTGATCCCGCCCGTCGCCCACGGCACCTTCCACCGCACCGCCGCCCTCCACCCAAGCCGAATGGACGCCGGACAGAAGGCCCTGGCCGCGTCCTTCGTCCTCTCCGACCGCCTGCTCCAGGCCGGACTGGGCCCCGCCGGCGCGGGCAAGACCACCGCCATGCGGCTGGTCGCAGCCGCCGTCGACGCAACGGGCGGCCGCCTGATCCCGCTCGCCCCGTCCTCCCGCGCCGCCCAGGTCCTCGCCACCGACCTGCAACGCCGCGCCCACACTCTGCACTCCTGGCTGCACCAGCGCGCCCAGGCAGCCGGCGGGCACCCCGTGGAGGCGGAATTCTCCCTGCGCCCAGGCGACGTCGTCCTCGTCGACGAAGCGGGCATGGCCGGCACCCTGCTCCTGGACCAGGTCCTCGCCGACGCGGCCGCCGCCGGCGCCGTCGTCCGCCTCCTGGGTGACCCGCACCAACTCGCCGCCGTCGAGGCCGGAGGCGCACTGCGGCTCATCTCCCAGGCGGGCGCCACGGTCGAACTCGACCGCCTGCACCGCTTCACCGTTTCCGGCGAAGGCGACGCCTCCCTCACCTTGCGCGACGGCGAAGACCCCCGGTCGGCCTTCGACTGGTACCGCAGCAAAGGCCGGATCGTCGCAGGACGGCACGAGGCGATGTGCGACGCGGTGTTCACCGCGTGGGCGGCCGACACCGGCCGGGGCCTCGCCTCGCTGATGACCGCCGCCGACAACGCCACCGTCAACGAGCTCAACCAGCGTGCCCAGAACTGGCACATCTCCCGAGGGGACCTCGACACCAGCAGCTCCATCCCCCTGCGCACCGCAGCGCGCGCCCACCCCGGCGACATCATCGTCACCCGTCTCAACCGTCGCCGCATGACCGTGCGCGGCGGGAAGGACTTCGTGAAGAACGGCGACACCTGGACCGTCGAGAAAATCCTCGCCGACGGCGCCGCGACCGTCCGGCACACCCAGCACCGCGGCCGCATCACCCTGCCCGCCGACTACCTCACCGCCCAGGCCGAGCTCGGCTACGCCTCCACCATCCACCGCGCCCAAGGCATGACGGTCGACACCTCCCACGCGCTGGCCTCCGCCCGCTCCACCCGCGAAGGCGTCTACGTCCAGCTGACCCGCGGCCGGCGCACCAACCGCCTCTACATGGCCATCGACAACGGCGACCACCTCGACGACGTCCTCACCGCCGTCGCCGCACGCCGCAGTGCGCAGCTGACCGCGACCGAGCAGATCGCCGCCCTGCAGCGCAATATCAGCGCGCCCGGACAGCTGTCAGCCGAGTACGCCGACGTCACCGAACGCGCCACCGCCGCCCGCCTCACCGGGGCCCTCGAACAGATCCTCGGCGCCGACCGGGCAGCACAGTTCCTGGCCGCCGACGCCTACCCCGCCCTCGCCCGCGCGCTCCACGACGCCGAACGCGCCGGCTTCGCCCTGCCCCGACTCCTCGCCCGCACCGCTCTGGACCGCGGGATCTTCGACGCCGACGACGTGTCCGCCGTGCTGACCTGGCGGCTGCGCGAAGCCCTCACCGACGCCGAACAGGCCCGCCACACCTTCCGCGACAGCACCCTGGCCGCGCGCTCACAGGCCCAGCTCGACACCCTCAAGCAGCTCGCCGCCGGTCATCGCACAGCAGCTCAACAAGCGCTGATGGCTACCGACGCCGCCTTCACCCACCTGCCCACCCCCGTCACCACCCGCCAGGGAACCACCCATCCCGCCTGGCCCGACCGGCCGCTCGGCCCCCTCACCCGCAGTGAGCTCGCCTCCCAGCTGGCAGCCGTCCGCACCCAACCGCACGATGCGGGCTCCACCAGCCACCCTCTCTCCGACACCGCCCACGCCACCATCACCGCCCTGACCACCGAAACCCAGCTGCGCCGCGCACTGACCTGGCGCGACCGCGCCCGCGAGGACTACCAGCGAGAACGCTCCCCGAACCGCCCCCACACCGCCCACCAGTCGCTCACCGCCGCCCGTCGCCAAGCCGCCGAACGCCGCGCCGCCACCGAGCAGCGACAGCACTCCGCCCGGGCTGCCGTGGCCCGCGCCGAGGCCGTCACCGCCCGGATCGACGCCGAGCTGCGTCTGCGTGAACGCCTGCCCGACCGCATGCCGCACCCTCGCACCCGCGGCGAGATACCCGACTGGGTCGCCGACTCCCACGCCCTCACCCACCCCGACACCCCCGCCCACTGGCGCACCCACCTCGCCGAACGCCACCGCACCCTGGCCCGCTCCCTGGCCGACCGCGGTCACACCCTCGCCGGCAACCCGCCCGCCTGGACACGACCGCTGGGCCCGCCTCCCTCCACGCACTCACCGCGCCGCCGCCACGCATGGGCCACCACCGCCGCCCTGGTCGAGCTGTGGCGTACCCGCCACGCCATCCACAGCGTCCCCGGACTCGGCCCCCGCCCGGCCGACCCCGAAGCGGCAGGACACTTCGACGACCTCGACGCACGCATCCACGCGCTGACCGGACGGCGCCGCCCGGCCCTGCACCTGCCGCCCGCCGGCGCACCCGCCCACCAGGTCCTCGCTGCCGCACTCGGCCACCTCGACACCCCACCACCGGCCAGACCCCAGCCCGCACACCCGGCTCTGCACGACCCCTCCGGCGTCGCACCCCACACCTACGGCGCCCTCGCCCGCATCGCCCTGTCCGCAGCACTCGCCGGCGAAAGCGCCCCCGAAGAATGGATGGAGAAGATCACCCCGCCCGGCAAGGACGACGAGGACGAACAGCGCACCTTCACCGCACTGATCACCACCCTCAGCGACTACCGGCGCCGCCACCACCGTGCCGGACACGACATCCTCGGCCCCCGCCCCGAAGGACTCGCAGGCGAGGAATGGGACCACCTCACCAACGCCATCGACCTCTACACCCACGCCTGCGTCGCCCGCCGCCTCAAGCAGATACGCGAGCGCACCGCCGCGGCCCGGACCGCGCTGAAGCCCCCGACCTTGCCCCTCCACCAGCAGCCCCGGCCCGACAACCACCGCCCGCGCCCGCAGCGCCCAACCCACTGA
- a CDS encoding barstar family protein — MRLDGRELRDPASVFRTFARELSFLDSFGYNWDALVDCLHDWHGPGHGNQDLAILIEHADDLLNADFLGLFVSVLAQAAWSSNLRLDGDGVPDEWRQRIAQHFIFLLDHTAPVAFIEKVARGIDVAVALSDGRLLVTLTDVDWPGGDSASAPWTAGTLSFADEEILSGRNIEGIKVFRDHLGCSTHEALDILRSRSELLRHNYSDGHMMGRASQATGLRAGYVINSMCGCSGSAGQTNRCCR, encoded by the coding sequence GTGCGGCTGGACGGCCGGGAACTGCGGGATCCGGCGTCCGTCTTTCGTACCTTCGCCCGGGAACTGTCGTTCCTCGACAGCTTCGGCTACAACTGGGATGCGCTTGTCGACTGCCTCCACGACTGGCACGGTCCCGGCCACGGCAACCAGGACCTCGCGATCCTGATCGAGCACGCGGACGACCTACTGAATGCAGACTTCCTCGGGCTGTTCGTATCGGTCCTCGCCCAAGCAGCATGGAGCTCCAACCTGCGCCTGGACGGCGATGGCGTGCCCGATGAGTGGCGGCAGCGTATAGCCCAACATTTCATCTTCCTCCTGGACCACACGGCACCCGTTGCCTTCATCGAGAAAGTAGCCCGCGGCATTGACGTGGCGGTGGCGCTCTCGGACGGCCGCCTGCTCGTCACCCTGACCGACGTCGACTGGCCTGGTGGCGATTCCGCGTCTGCGCCTTGGACGGCCGGCACGCTCTCCTTCGCAGACGAGGAGATCCTCAGCGGCAGAAACATCGAGGGCATCAAGGTGTTCCGAGACCACCTCGGCTGCTCGACCCACGAGGCCCTGGACATCCTCCGGTCTCGCTCTGAGCTCCTGCGCCACAACTATTCAGACGGCCACATGATGGGCCGTGCCAGCCAAGCAACTGGACTGCGGGCGGGCTACGTCATCAACTCGATGTGCGGATGCTCGGGATCCGCCGGGCAGACGAACAGGTGCTGCCGGTAG
- a CDS encoding IS3 family transposase (programmed frameshift) yields the protein MVMKNYPPQFKADAVALYESRPEATIRSVAADLGINPETLRNWVRAAGVSRPRGRRTQDPSQPPAPLEAENAALRKKVRELEEEREILRKAAKYFAGGDALVNRFQCVADLQRRHGVKRLCSILGVSRSSFYYWRRTAADRAARQSADARLATRIRAVHQESDGTYGVPRITAELREKNGEVVNHKRVARIMRASGIEGVRLRRRHRTTVPDPAAAKAPDLIGRDFTADKPNTKYVGDITYLPIEGGKFCYLATVIDLASRRLAGWAIADHMRADLVTDALAAAIRTRGSLAGSIMHTDHGAQYTSRIFAEACRSAGARRSMSAVGSSADNALAESFNATFKRETLQGRKGWSTEREARLDAFRWLHRYNTRRRHSYLGQRSPIAFEEALQLTPTTLAQAA from the exons GTGGTCATGAAGAACTACCCGCCGCAGTTCAAGGCGGACGCGGTCGCGCTGTACGAGTCGCGGCCGGAAGCGACGATCAGGTCGGTCGCCGCCGATCTGGGGATCAATCCGGAGACCCTGCGGAACTGGGTGAGGGCCGCCGGCGTGAGTCGTCCCCGGGGCCGGCGGACGCAGGACCCCTCTCAGCCGCCGGCCCCGCTGGAGGCGGAGAACGCCGCTTTGCGGAAGAAGGTCCGTGAGCTGGAGGAGGAACGCGAGATCCTGCGCAAAGCGGCGAAGTATTTCGCCGGGG GAGACGCGCTGGTGAACCGCTTCCAGTGTGTCGCCGACCTCCAGCGCCGTCACGGCGTGAAGCGGCTGTGCAGCATCCTCGGCGTCAGCCGCTCGAGCTTCTACTACTGGCGCCGGACAGCCGCTGACCGCGCCGCCCGGCAATCAGCCGACGCCCGCCTGGCGACCCGGATACGGGCGGTGCACCAGGAATCGGACGGCACTTACGGAGTCCCGAGGATCACTGCCGAGCTTCGCGAGAAGAACGGTGAGGTGGTCAACCACAAGCGGGTCGCCAGGATCATGAGGGCGTCCGGGATCGAGGGGGTCCGGTTGCGTCGCCGGCACCGCACTACCGTCCCAGACCCGGCCGCGGCCAAGGCCCCGGACCTGATCGGCCGCGACTTCACCGCGGACAAACCGAACACGAAGTACGTCGGCGACATCACTTACCTGCCCATCGAGGGCGGGAAGTTCTGCTACCTGGCGACCGTCATAGACCTTGCCTCACGACGCCTGGCGGGCTGGGCGATCGCCGACCACATGCGCGCGGACCTCGTCACCGACGCCCTGGCCGCGGCGATCCGCACCCGCGGCAGCCTCGCCGGATCGATCATGCACACCGACCACGGAGCCCAGTACACGAGCAGAATTTTCGCTGAAGCATGCAGGTCAGCAGGGGCGCGGCGAAGCATGAGCGCGGTCGGGTCCAGCGCGGACAATGCACTCGCCGAGTCCTTCAACGCCACCTTCAAACGCGAGACCCTGCAGGGACGGAAAGGCTGGTCCACCGAGCGCGAGGCCCGGCTCGACGCCTTCCGATGGCTCCACCGCTACAACACCCGACGCCGACATTCCTACCTCGGGCAACGATCACCGATCGCCTTCGAGGAAGCTCTCCAGCTCACACCAACTACGCTGGCCCAAGCCGCATAA